A segment of the Veillonellales bacterium genome:
AATTTATTAAAATTGGAGACTTCTTCTAAGATATCCATCCAGAGAAAACGCTATCGTTGTTCATTGGATATTAAATATATGGAATCTGCTATTTTTAACCCTAAACTTTTTTCATGAACACGCCCTGTAAACTTAGGATCGTTAACTATGACTTTAAGCCCTGCAGCCAGCTTGGCCTTTACATCAGCAGGAAGATTTTTTTGGGCCGCTATTGCCTGCCAATTATTAATAGCAACATTAATCCCCATCTTTTTTAAGGTTGGTACATCAGAGAATACGGGATCAATGAGTCGTTGCTCGTCCGCTACCGCTAATACTCGCAACGTTCCACTCTTGACATGCTCTTTAACTAACATTGGGTTAACAAAGATAAGCTGAACATGTCCACCCAACAATGCGGTAATAC
Coding sequences within it:
- a CDS encoding tripartite tricarboxylate transporter substrate binding protein, giving the protein MQQINTSPLVLAVKSDQVWQNVDDLIEYAKQHPRELKYGHGGVGTINHLVSVFFEQSAGINIQQVPFRGAGESITALLGGHVQLIFVNPMLVKEHVKSGTLRVLAVADEQRLIDPVFSDVPTLKKMGINVAINNWQAIAAQKNLPADVKAKLAAGLKVIVNDPKFTGRVHEKSLGLKIADSIYLISNEQR